Proteins from a genomic interval of Heterodontus francisci isolate sHetFra1 unplaced genomic scaffold, sHetFra1.hap1 HAP1_SCAFFOLD_892, whole genome shotgun sequence:
- the zgc:103759 gene encoding U8 snoRNA-decapping enzyme encodes MAEPGYRSVSRRDSRSLAGYKHACHVMLYAAEPGKLFGKIPLRYALLMQMRFDGKIGFPGGFVDLRDGSLEDGLNRELSEELGCEPALLRIAEADYATSHATEALLQKVVAHFYTRKISLDQLRRVELSAVQARDHGREVMGIIRVPLYTLRDGFGGLPAFLTNTFIGNAKEQLIEALRTLKLLSEAELQSAISASRVG; translated from the exons ATGGCGGAGCCGGGTTATCGGTCTGTGTCGCGCCGGGACTCCCGCTCTCTGGCCGGCTACAAGCACGCCTGTCATGTTATGCTGTACGCGGCGGAGCCTGGCAAACTTTTCGGGAAAATCCCCCTCAGATACGCGCTGCTG ATGCAGATGCGATTTGACGGGAAGATCGGTTTCCCCGGGGGTTTCGTGGACCTGCGGGACGGCTCGCTGGAGGACGGCCTGAACCGCGAGCTGTCGGAGGAGCTGGGCTGCGAGCCGGCGTTGCTGAGGATCGCCGAGGCTGACTACGCCACGTCCCACGCCACCGAGGCGCTGCTGCAGAAGGTGGTGGCGCACTTCTACACCAGGAAGATCTCGCTGGACCAGCTGCGCAGAGTGGAGCTGTCTGCCGTGCAGGCCAGAGACCACGGGCGCGAG GTCATGGGGATCATCCGGGTCCCGCTGTACACGCTGCGCGACGGTTTTGGAGGACTCCCGGCCTTCCTGACCAACACCTTCATCGGGAACGCCAAGGAGCAGCTCATCGAAGCCCTGCGGACCCTGAAGCTGCTGAGCGAAGCCGAGCTGCAGTCGGCCATCAGTGCCAGTCGGGTCGGGTAG